In Aspergillus luchuensis IFO 4308 DNA, chromosome 1, nearly complete sequence, the following are encoded in one genomic region:
- the PIL1 gene encoding Eisosome component PIL1/LSP1 family protein (COG:S;~EggNog:ENOG410PFSH;~InterPro:IPR028245,IPR027267;~PFAM:PF13805): MHRTYSMRQSRLPTASQIENPPPPLSSTKTNRIFGKGGFGHALRKNTAGAFGPDLARKLSQLVKMEKNVMRSMEMVSRERMETAQQLSIWGENCDEDVSDVTDKLGVLLYEIGELEDLFVDRYDQYRVTIKSIRNIEASVQPSRDRKQKITDEIAKLKYKDPNSPRIVVLEQELVRAEAESLVAEAQLSNITREKLKAAFQYQFDALREHCEKVALIAGYGKHLLDLVDDTPVTPGETRHAYDGYDASKAIIQDCEEALANWVTSKASVKPALSQRSRTLSQRHRETLKGREGVDLSGQDQPMGRDSWVPADQHATYQHEVEDGEEVASTVDGESRGREEEREPVTVSV, encoded by the exons ATGCATCGCACCTATTCTATGCGCCAGTCGCGCCTGCCGACGGCCTCGCAGATTGAGaaccctcctccgccattGTCTTCCACCAAGACAAACAGAATCTTTGGAAAGGGTGGTTTTG GCCATGCCTTGCGCAAGAACACGGCTGGCGCCTTCGGGCCCGACCTTGCCAGGAAGCTTTCCcagttggtgaagatggaaaagaacGTCATGCGCAGCATGGAGATGGTTTCTAGAGAGCGTATGGAAACTGCT CAACAACTCTCCATCTGGGGTGAAAACTGCGACGAAGATGTCTCCGACGTCACTGACAAGCTGGGAGTCTTGCTCTACGAGATTGGTGAACTGGAAGACCTCTTCGTCGACCGCTATGACCAGTACCGTGTCACCATCAAGAGCATCCGCAACATTGAGGCTTCTGTTCAGCCCAGCCGCGACC GCAAGCAGAAGATCACCGATGAGATTGCTAAGCTCAAGTACAAGGACCCCAACTCTCCCCGCATTGTCGTTCTGGAGCAAGAGCTTGTCCGTGCCGAGGCCGAATCCCTCGTGGCTGAAGCCCAGCTCTCCAACATCACCCGTGAGAAGCTCAAGGCAGCCTTCCAGTACCAGTTCGACGCACTCAGGGAGCATTGCGAAAAGGTGGCCCTCATCGCTGGTTACGGCAAGCACCTCTTGGACCTGGTCGATGACACGCCGGTTACTCCAGGCGAGACTCGCCATGCTTATGATGGATATGACGCCAGCAAGGCCATCATCCAGGACTGTGAGGAAGCCCTCGCCAACTGGGTCACCTCCAAGGCGTCGGTCAAGCCCGCTCTCTCGCAGCGCTCGCGCACCCTGTCTCAGCGTCACCGTGAGACCCTCAAGGGCCGTGAAGGCGTCGATCTTTCCGGCCAGGACCAGCCCATGGGCCGTGACTCTTGGGTGCCCGCGGATCAGCATGCGACCTACCAGCACGAGGtagaggatggtgaggaagtGGCCAGCACTGTGGACGGAGAGTCGCGGGGTCGAGAAGAGGAGCGGGAGCCCGTCACGGTGTCTGTTTAA